The window tttggtttattttttttaagcactattaagggggaccaagcaatcaaaactttcaagcaagcaaacaattctctgtactggtgtctctcccccgacaccgtcttgttttctgtaatagctttcattcaatgcaatcaagttttctttcattctcaattctcttttctgctctctttcaattgttcatgacattggttttcccgtacggcactgacaatctagtctagcgtacggaggggacctcagttggcggacggcaaccgtactgacatcggttgcctagccttatgtcgcccttccaaggaacttcaggaaggcgccgcgtaacaggaTCCATGCACATGTGGCTATAAATTGGCTATCAACTAGACAAGAAAATCATCATTAGCAAGACAAAAAATCCTTCTTCTTTCCTTCTAATTTCATTATTCACCAGCTTCCTTTTGTTGTCTTTCTTTTTGGTAGTTTAATCTCTTGTTCCCCTCTTGCAAATAGCTGGGTTTATTTAATTATGCTGATTCTTGTATCCTCTTAAATAGAGGTAGACTTGTTTAATCCTTAGGAGATATTTTATACTGCTGAAATAGGTTCTTAGGACAGTGCCTAGCACGACTCAAGTCAACCCGTGTATCCACTTACAAAGAATATTATTACAGTATTATTGTAATTTACCCGTTATCATTTTACTACAGCCTGAGTTGTATATAGTTCTCGTACTCACCAGCATGGTCTTTGTGGTCGGATATCCTCCAAAAGTTATGCATTTTCGGAGGATTTACCACGAATAATTTGAAGAGTCCGCACGATATAGATTATGATCAATAATTTATAAGATATTAGTTTCTGGACACGTATTTTGCACGTGTTTATATCTCGTGTTAGTTATTAagaatgttatataaaataataaaattttaattgtaTACATATTCTGAAAGTATTTGTTTGAATTGTAAAGTATTTATATAATGTTAAATTACTGTATTAAATTGTGACTAATTAATTCCACTCAATTGTCTCAGTATCCTAAAATAGTTTGACAGACCATTCCTTCATTTACTAAGAGACGGAAAAGATgaaacttcttgaaaaggaacCGTTCTtgaaaaatgaaaagtcttgTAAACAAAGGTCTTTTCTTCTTCCATTTCTTTAATATGGTTCCTTTTTAATTGAATACTAAGAGTTACCTAAGACTGATAAAACGGAAAAGTTTGTAAATGTCCCgaggataaaataataaaattctaCAAGAAATAAAGAATAATATAAAGAAAAAGTTTACATTAGTACTTGGACACCTGTGTTGCACCTATATTATATATCAACTATTACAAATttatatatttcttctattttacttactttttttttaatttgcttCAATAAGAATGCCACTTTTTTATATTTAGTAACTCCTTAGTTTAACATTCTACTTTCAGCCATTTCTATGATTTCAACAGCAACAAGGGAATTCAATTTCGTGATTTCGCGGGTTCCGTCAACAGAGAGCTTCATTATTGGAGATCTTTCGAGAAAATTCGAAAATGCAGGGCCTCTCTATAATAAAAACATGAGTTATGCTAATGATGCTGATTTATGGGTACATTTTTGCAATTAAAGTTGCTAATGTTGAAAGTTTTGAACTTATTGAATTTAAAGGTAAATTATATGAGTTTCCTCAGTTTGCATATACGAGTACATCACTGAGGAATTTGGTTTTAAGCGGCTGCAAACTGAGTCCTTCTGGTAGTGTGAACTGGAGTAATCTCCTTTCTCTTTCAATTAGGAACCAGAAATTGAAGGAGGGTGTAGTGGGAAAAGTATTATCTGGTTGCCCTAACTTGGAGTGCTTGGAACTATATCATGTTTGGGGCATTCATCATTTGGAAATCTGCTCTGTGAAGCTGACAAAACTGATCATTGAAGAGTACATGGATGGGAAGCTAGAAATATTAGCCCCATATGTTCATCATTTGCAAATTTTGGGGTCCTGCAAAGGGATACGCTTACACCAGATAAATGTGGCTTCACTTATCACCGCAGTTCTTGACTATTCAAATTTTGATGAGAATTTGGAGGAGGAGTTAAGCTATTTGAAGGAATTTCTTCACGGTGTTGCCCATGTTGAGAATCTTGAATTGGGTCCCTGGTGCATCGAGGTCTGTTCATACTCTTTGCTATCCAATATGTAGAATCTTTTTTCGTTTTGCGAGTTTTTATTTACTAGTTTAGTATCATTAACAGTGCCACTACTTACGATAAtctattaattaattatttagtagTAAATGATTAAATTCTCATGACAAAATCGGTTGGACAATGGCAGCTGATTGAGATAAGACCTTTAGAACAAAATTTTGGATGATGAACTGTTAAAATGTTTTCAATGGACCGAACAACATGTTAAATTGGGATTGTTTTACATTGATCATACACTTCTAAGTCATGTGAATGGGTTTTTCGAAGTTTTCAAAAGTTCATCTTTGGATTTCCAAACCAACCTTGAACACTTTGATTTGACAAAACACAGTTGTATGGTCCAAGCTATGTTTACGAATTATTCAACaatttgcttttcatttgttaacTATGTCACATTTCCTTATTTTGACATGTGGTTTATCTATTTGGTTTATAAGTGCCTTTCCATATTGGAGTTGAAAGGATGGCAGTCTCAGCCATCAAGCCGGAAATTCTTAAAGCTTAACGCAGGCATGGAATCATTGTTCTTCCCTGGAATTTGCAGCTTTCTACAGAGTTCATCAGATCTTGAGACATTGGTTATTGACTCGGTCGATGACAGATCAAGAGTAAATTTCCGTTATACCTTTATTTTTGTAACTTCATGTTATCAATGTGAAACATCTATTAGTGGAAAAAGAAGGCAATATATTTCAACATATTTCTGATCTTACGTACTTTAGGAGTATGTCGCGTGGACTTTCCAAAATGTAGCTACACCCGTGTTTGATCCTTAAAAAATGCACTACTTTTGGAGTATCCGACACGTATCTGGCCacattttcggagagtccgagTAACATAGCTTTAGGAAAAAAACTCTTAAACCTATTTTGtcctttttaaaaatttaaaccaCCTCAAGTTACAAAGAGGGGACTTGACTGCCttacctcttcaaagtaaagtaGGAGTTGAACCGGTTCAATCCTCAAGTTAAGAGAAGATTGAGAATGTTCAATGTCTGACAACAGCGTAGACTTGATGAGCTTTACAACAATTGCTTCTAAACTGTGGAGACTTGCTCCCCTGTACATTGATTCCATAAGAACCTAAAAAAGGAAAGTGGAAAGAGTATTCTCAAGTATCATTTGAGGTCACAAAAGGGTCTAACCAGGAAATTCAATTTTTTGCATTATTGGAAGTAAGCTTTGGGCTTTCTGTCGGAATCTGAAGGAGAAGGGATCTGCCAGTTGTCAACCCTTAAGTGCCTTCGAGCTTCTCTTGATAGTGACTTAAAGCTGAAAAGTTTCCTTCTTTGTGTCCAGTAAGTGACTGTATCCAGCTAAAAAATCGGCTACACCATTAGTTTCTCCACAACCAGGTGTCTCACCTTGAATCAACTCTTTAATCTCATCAATAACATAGTGAAGGTTTTGCAACTCCCGTGGCAGTATTCACAATAAGTAAAGAGTCGGCTTCCACCCAAATGTTTCTAATATAACGTTCAAGACACCATTTAAGCTCACAGGAAAGTGCAAACGCTTCAGCCATTTTGTTTGTTCCATGGCCTAGTGGCACTGCATATGCCATAAATAATATCACCAATAGGGTTCCTCACTATGCGACCTGGTCCACATTGTCCGTGTCTGCAACTGCCATCCGTGTTTAGTTTTACTGATCCTAGATCAAGTTTTGCAGCATTTTATTATAGTGCTTGTCCATCGAGGTGAGTCTTTCTCTAAATGCTCACAGAAATTGCTCTAGGGATTAGGGAATGTGTAGTCCAATTTTGGAATTTTCATCtgaatgctgctttacaaggatTTCAGTATCTGCTTTTTAGTCTCGATAGTTGATGATTTTTCTTTGCTAAATCTGTTGCAGCAGCGTGCTTATTGTTGCTTTTTTGTGTAAGTGCATTGGAACTTTTTTGTTCTCTCAGTTTATTTTCCTCAAGAAAATAGTTCAACTTGAGTTGCTTTGATAGAAATTTCATGTTGTCACTGTCACAATTCTTTCATGCGTAAGCCAATTCTGCAGTCAACTTTTTTGTAGTAAGAAAAAAATGTTTAACAAGGGAAAGAACTCACCTTCATGCAAAGAAATAAATGATCATGTTCAGTGAAGCTTTGAAAATTTTCTTGTTGTTTGCATGTACTTCTTTGTAATATTTGCTAAGCACTTGACATGCTCAAGAATCTATAAATGcatcaattttttattttatccacAATCAACTCCTTAGCTTTCTACTTCCGTCTAAGGAGAATAACTGGTTAATATTGTGGATTCTTTCCTACAGGACCTACTGTCAAGGTACACAGACGAGGATGAACAGGTCAAGAGGTTTGAGACACATATTTTAATTGCTCACTGCCACATTTGAAGACCATAAAGTTCATTAACTTTCTTGGACCATTAAGTGAAAATAAGTTTGTAATGCCATTGGTAAAATATTTGCTCAAGAGTGCAACAGCGCTAGAAAAATTTGTCATTGCTGCCGGATTCATAGGGAGTGATTTGTCTTGGGATTTTGTTGAAATGGAACAGGAGTTCCTAAGCTTTCCAATATCCTCTCCTCACGCTTCAGTTGTCTTTTCTCATCGATAATTTTTGTCTTCTCTGGTTTGTATTGATTGCTACATACTTGGTAAATGTCAGTTTATGTTTGAAACTGCTGTGTAGCTGATAGACAAGGTTGTTTaccggaaaaatcggataacgttagatttgtgtatggttctaaggatatgcgatacaattcgatataaatcgcgtagagaaatgaaaatatatgtattgTTGGTTGTGAGaatgaaaataataagcaaaaaagaATGAATAATTAAAACAAACATAAGGGGATAACTatcaatataagaagtgatcttccttcctcctcttttttttttctctcctttggcttacaaggattcccccttttacaGAAGAGggtttttataaaaaataataaaacatacagtggaaggcccatgatgacttgtctcttctttgattcccgccaagattctctctcttggtgcggttgcaacggctcttgtctgtgagctcgatactagctcgaactcgttactgggtcgggcccttcggtctcGGATCGAGTTCGACCTTTGAGATGGACGTCGCGTATTTCCGatctcgaagcagtgccttgcggatcgattcggtcacgggctcgataggattatcgagtCGCCTCCTCGAGTGACCTTCGGGCTCGAAGTTCATTAGTACCGACCtaagagctcactcccaaaaacTCATTCCGGCTTTTTAatactcgaactcgatcgaacgtaggaaggccaaaatctatttcgaccgtatacagatagtcccctcgtttcttgaaAAAGGatatgacgagaaacgatatgatttcccagcaACTCGATCAGATATACACTAATATTTttatcgatcccgaccatgacgtatgtaatgctcgatcatcttatgcgtctttacagtccccgactttatcgaggatacccgaattttttctTCCCCTGTGGGAATTgtcagttaccttcggtccttggtgaccggagaagatcaatcagtgatgaatgcgacGGAGCCCGCctgtcttttcaacgaggcccaaaaTGCTTTGAATCGCGTAACTTCTGATGGCGTTTTCGCCGCCTCTGTACAAAAAATTTGTAAATAcaaatctttctttttttttgaagagaaatggcctttcaaactaaatagatagtttgaatttaaatctcggttgccttcgggcctcgtgggtagtcccctttgctttatcgggctcgagcgtccttcagcttaaatagtcaagtgtttgttttaactcgaagaaatgagtagttttgctcgaaataatgtagcccgtaggcgtaatagtcgagcgagtgattgctcgaactcgaaataaaggtagcccgtaggcttggcagttgaatgaatgattcgaacttgatgtaatgtagcccgtaggcataatagtcgaagtAGCCTGTAGgtttaatggtcgaatgagtgattgttcgaactcgaaataaaggtagcccgtaggcttggcagtcgagcaaatgattcgaactcgatgcaatgtagcccgtaggcgtaatagtcaaagtagcccgtatgcttaatggtcgagtgagtgattgctcgaactcgaataaaggtagcccgtaggcttggcagtcgagcgaatgattcgaactcgatgcaatgtagcccgtaggcgtaatagtcaaagtaacccataggcttaatggtcgagtgagtgattgcttgaactcgaaataaaggtagcccgtaggcttggcagtcgagcgaatgattcgaactcgatgcaatgtagcccgtaggcgtaatagtcaaagtagcccgtaggcttaatagtcgagtgagtgattgctcgaactcgaaataaaggtagcccgtaggcttggcagtcgagcgaatgattcgaactcgatgcaatgtagcccgtaggcgtaatagtcaaagtagcctgtatgcttaatggtcgagtgagtgattgctcgaactcaaaataaaggtagcccgtaggcttggcagtcgagcgaatgattcgaactcgatgcaatatagcccgtaggcataatagtcaaagtagcccgtaggcttaatggtcgagtgagtgattgctctaacTTGAAATAAAGGTAGGCCGTAGGCTTGGCAGCCaagcgaatgattcaaactcgatgcaatgtagcccgtaggcgtaatagtcaaagtagcccgtaggcttaatggtcgagtgagtgattgctcgaactcgaaataaaggtagcccgtaggcttggcagtcgagcgaatgatttgaactcgatgcaatgtagcccgtaggtgtaatagtcaaagtagcccgtaggcttaatggtcgagtgagtgattgctcgaactcaaaataaaggtagcccgtaggcttggcagtcgagcgaatgattcgaactcgatgcaatgtagcccgtaggcgtaatagtcaaagtagcccgtaggcttaatggtcgagtgagtgattgctcgaactcgaaatataggtagcccgtaggcttggcagtcgagcgaatgattcgaactcgatgcaatgtagcccgtaggcataatagtcaaagtagcccgtaggcttaatggccgagtaagtgattgctcgaactcgaaataaaggtagcccgtaggcttggcagtcgagtgaatgattcgaactcgatgcaatgtagcccgtaggcgtaatagtcaaagtagcccgtaggcttaatggtcgagtgagtgattggtcgaactcgaaataaaggtagcccgtaggcttggtggtcgagcgaatgattcgaactcgatcctgtttgcataataaatcttgaacataggatatcggtaaagaagagagctttctttgcaagtcattatacatgggttcatgttttgcgtcaagGCTCGGGCCAACTgtataagcatggttcgttttgaccatttggcccttacgacgtttcccgttgagacactgtttgtcatgaaataacgaagtaacttcctttgcactgaacttgataatcatcacagatgcgttcaatgataaagcccccatttgtacgaggttgattttaaagaggcctcggatactcagcagtagtatcgtttccgctatatggctggtatcgatctctggtcgacttttgctttttcgtaatggacctagaagtcaactggtcatcttcgactcttattttggattgatatcgattgtgcacatcggtccaagtaatagctgggtactcaatcagattttgcttcagccgccgtgaagcccTCGAGCTCCACTCATTTacaccttgagtgaaagcttgaacaacccaatcgtctgtgattggtggcagatccattcgttccgtttgaaaacgagctacgaactcccttagcatctcgttatccttttgtattaccttgaacaggtccgactttctggttacgacctttatggctccggcatgtgcttttacgaagaaatctgcaagcatagcaaaagaatcaatggagttagatagtaaattatgataccatatcattgccctctttgacagggtttcaccgaattttttcaataatacagattcgatctcatcatcttccaaatcattgcccttgatggcacacgtgtaagaagtgacgtgctcgttggggtcgatcgttccgttatatttgggtatttcgggtatacggaattttttggggattgattttggggctacactcgagggaaaaggcttttgaatgaattttttcgaatctagactttttatcattggtggagctcccgggatttggtcgaccctggaattatatgtctctatttttttatcgttggcttcgactcgttttgtgagttcctcgagcaatttagtaatttcgggagtaatccccgactcttgctcatttgacttctcTATAGCTGGTTCTGTTTTGTGGGTtacttctcgaagcggattgggctccggcctactttgttcctgagtttggctctgcaactgaactatcgctatttgctgggcttgtaacatctcgaaaaTCATCCGTAAGCTAACTctgatctcctccacgttatgggtgtctcgagctacggatcgagtaccgctcTGAATGCTTCTTTCTGGTTCGGAATGCTGATTCGCccctagagctatttgtgaattaacatccaatggtatttcggctcggatttcgggtgcttcgattcgagcctcagtgccatcatcgagtggccttccggccccgggtgctaagttgttggtttcatcttgaaggccggcttcgtggtcgataggtgaagccattgctgatttgaagttgcaaaCTGGTGTGTGttttagatttatatcaaacgatcactgttacccttagccccacggtgggcgccaaactgtttatcgaaaaaatcggataacgttagatttgtgtatggttctaaggatatgtgatacaattcgatataaatcgcgtagagaaatggaaatatgtgtattgttggctgtgagaatgaaaataataagcaaaaaagaatgaataagtaaaacaaacataaggggataactatcaatataagaagtgatcttccttcctcctcttttttttttctctcctttggcttacaaggattcccccttttatagaagagggtttttataaaaaataataaaacatacagtggaaggcccatgatgacttgtctcttctttgattcccgccaagattctctctcttggtgcggttgcaacggctcttgtctgtgagctcgatactagctcgaactcgttactgggtcgggcccttcggtctcggatcgagttcgaccttcgagatggacGTCGCGTATTTCCGatctcgaagcagtgccttgcggatcgattcggtcacgggctcgataggattatcgagccgcctcctcgagtgaccttcgggctcgaggttcgTTAGTTCCGACCtaagagctcactcccaaaaccTCATTCCGGatttttaacactcgaactcgatcgaacgtaggaaggccgaaatctatttcgaccgtatacaaaggTTAGTATTGTACTTGTCAGTAGCCAAGGAGTTATTATTAGCTCTTCATGTCTAAGCAACAGTGTGTTTATTATGTCTAGAGATGTTGCTCGAAATGCTTTGTGATTTCTATTCATAATCTTGATTCCTGATCATGTTTTTTTTTGTCAcagacccgaaattctcaccttcgggaccgtgatgacgcctaacatttcacttgctaggcaagcctaacgttagaatataattagccattttaacaaaattttaaatttattaataacaagaaaataaatgcggaaataaattctgaattagggcgaataatccataataatcgcgatatctaaataccatcccagaactagagtcacaagtacacgagcttttAGAATATTACAAACaaaagtctgaataaaattcaactTGCTTGAAATGTAATACACAgttgagataagatagaaggggacttcagaactgcgaacgctgtgcagttatacctcaagtctccactatTAGCTGTATCCGGCAGATCTACTGTAtgtcgttgggaccaactccgaaatctgcacaagaagtgcagagtgtagtatcagtataatcgaccccatgtattggtaagtgccgagcctaacctcgacgaagtagtgacgaggctatgacaagacacactaaataacctgtacaagtatatatacaaatacaagtaacaataatacaataaataataatttataaattggcagggaacatgcgaagagggatgatataataatttcagcagaaGGTGTATCACTTAGCACTCAATtaaatcatcaacaataaaatgagaaaatgataatataaaaatggcacggcaccac is drawn from Nicotiana tomentosiformis chromosome 12, ASM39032v3, whole genome shotgun sequence and contains these coding sequences:
- the LOC104114375 gene encoding F-box/LRR-repeat protein At3g03360-like, giving the protein MLMMLIYGYIFAIKVANVESFELIEFKGKLYEFPQFAYTSTSLRNLVLSGCKLSPSGSVNWSNLLSLSIRNQKLKEGVVGKVLSGCPNLECLELYHVWGIHHLEICSVKLTKLIIEEYMDGKLEILAPYVHHLQILGSCKGIRLHQINVASLITAVLDYSNFDENLEEELSYLKEFLHGVAHVENLELGPWCIECLSILELKGWQSQPSSRKFLKLNAGMESLFFPGICSFLQSSSDLETLVIDSVDDRSRDLLSRYTDEDEQVKRFETHILIAHCHI